A region from the Nonlabens sp. YIK11 genome encodes:
- a CDS encoding LacI family DNA-binding transcriptional regulator, which yields MKPTTLKEIAEILGISVTTVSKALKDYPDVSKKTKAMVKELAVTMNYRPNSFAVNLRTKESKTIGLIIPEIVHHFFSSVIKGIISQAEKKGYLVIILQSDESYVLEKRQMELLLNKNVDGLLISLANATADFDHLTNFMEQGKPLVLFDKVAKIVNCSKIIIDDRKAAETATQHLIDTGCKRIAHFRGPLLPQNSIDRFLGYRKALRDNNMEYDPSLVYICNDMSYEEGGNYAEQLVKEHPDVDGVFINTDMVAIGAITRLRDMGINVPGQISIVGFSNWFMSSAISPSLTTIDQPGFEMGKVAFKRLYKEMQAVKSKKQLPPTIKVLDTALVKRESTRSVTV from the coding sequence ATGAAACCTACCACACTCAAAGAAATAGCAGAAATCCTAGGCATTTCCGTCACCACGGTTTCTAAAGCATTGAAGGACTATCCCGATGTAAGCAAGAAGACCAAAGCCATGGTCAAGGAACTCGCGGTCACCATGAATTACAGGCCTAATTCCTTTGCCGTGAATTTGCGTACCAAGGAATCCAAAACCATAGGTCTGATCATCCCAGAGATTGTCCATCATTTTTTCTCAAGTGTCATTAAAGGAATTATTAGTCAGGCAGAAAAGAAGGGTTATCTGGTCATTATTTTACAAAGTGATGAGTCCTACGTTCTAGAGAAAAGGCAAATGGAGTTGCTGCTTAACAAAAATGTGGATGGACTTTTAATCTCTTTGGCAAATGCCACAGCAGACTTTGATCACTTGACCAATTTTATGGAACAAGGTAAACCTCTAGTGCTCTTTGATAAAGTGGCAAAGATTGTCAACTGCTCAAAAATCATCATCGACGATCGCAAGGCTGCAGAGACTGCCACACAGCATCTCATCGATACCGGTTGTAAACGCATTGCCCATTTTAGAGGGCCGTTGTTGCCTCAAAATTCTATTGATCGGTTTCTGGGATATCGCAAGGCACTGCGTGATAACAATATGGAGTACGACCCGTCCTTAGTCTATATATGCAACGATATGAGCTATGAAGAAGGTGGTAATTATGCAGAGCAGTTGGTCAAGGAACATCCAGATGTCGACGGTGTTTTTATCAATACAGATATGGTTGCCATAGGCGCCATCACCAGACTTAGAGATATGGGAATTAATGTACCGGGCCAAATATCCATTGTAGGATTTAGTAACTGGTTCATGTCATCAGCGATTTCTCCATCGTTGACTACCATTGATCAGCCGGGTTTTGAGATGGGTAAAGTAGCATTCAAACGTTTGTACAAAGAAATGCAGGCCGTCAAGTCAAAAAAGCAATTGCCGCCCACAATCAAAGTGCTGGATACCGCACTGGTAAAACGAGAATCGACTAGATCTGTTACTGTTTAG
- a CDS encoding putative DNA modification/repair radical SAM protein, whose amino-acid sequence MNYERIKEKLEILADAAKYDVSCSSSGSKRQNKNKGLGDSSGMGICHSYTEDGRCVSLLKILLTNVCIFDCAYCVTRKSNDIKRAAFTVQEVVDLTINFYRRNYIEGLFLSSGIFKSPDATMERLIRVAKKLRLEENFNGYIHLKSIPGASDELMQEAGLYADRLSVNIEIPTKAGLKLLAPDKDHKDFIQPMKAVQNSIQIYKSEKKIIKSTPVYAPAGQSTQMIVGATGESDRDVMYSANYFYNKFQMKRVYYSGYVPVADDSRLPALGTEVPMMRENRLYQTDWLLRFYGFDVREILNDQYQNLDMDIDPKLSWALRNLDQFPVDINKAEKRMLARIPGVGLKSVGKILSARRYRKLNWEHLKAIGISMNRSKYFITCNSREFETRDLTGIQIKNQILLSGNSKYSKNFTNQLSLFS is encoded by the coding sequence ATGAATTACGAGAGAATAAAGGAAAAACTGGAGATACTGGCAGATGCTGCAAAGTATGACGTGAGTTGCAGCAGTAGCGGTAGCAAACGACAAAACAAAAACAAAGGACTGGGCGATTCCAGCGGTATGGGAATTTGCCATAGCTATACTGAAGATGGTCGTTGTGTATCACTGCTCAAAATTCTATTGACTAACGTTTGCATCTTTGACTGCGCCTACTGCGTGACCCGCAAATCAAACGATATCAAACGTGCTGCGTTTACCGTTCAAGAAGTGGTAGATCTTACCATCAATTTTTACAGACGCAATTACATTGAAGGCCTTTTCTTGAGCTCTGGAATCTTCAAAAGTCCAGACGCCACCATGGAACGGTTGATACGAGTGGCAAAAAAACTGCGCCTGGAAGAAAACTTCAACGGGTACATTCACCTCAAATCCATACCTGGCGCGAGCGATGAACTGATGCAGGAAGCTGGACTATATGCAGATAGGCTATCAGTAAATATTGAGATTCCTACAAAAGCTGGCTTGAAATTACTGGCGCCAGATAAGGACCACAAGGATTTTATACAGCCCATGAAAGCGGTTCAAAACTCTATCCAGATTTATAAGTCAGAAAAAAAGATCATCAAGAGCACACCAGTTTATGCACCTGCCGGGCAAAGTACCCAAATGATCGTGGGCGCTACTGGTGAAAGCGATCGTGATGTGATGTACAGCGCCAACTATTTTTACAATAAGTTCCAGATGAAGCGCGTCTATTATTCTGGTTACGTACCAGTGGCAGATGACTCCAGATTGCCTGCCTTAGGAACTGAAGTCCCTATGATGCGTGAGAACCGACTCTATCAAACGGACTGGCTATTGCGCTTTTATGGTTTTGACGTGCGGGAAATACTCAACGACCAGTACCAGAATCTGGACATGGATATTGATCCCAAACTTTCGTGGGCACTACGCAACCTGGATCAATTCCCTGTAGACATCAACAAGGCAGAAAAGAGAATGCTGGCACGTATTCCTGGAGTTGGTTTAAAATCAGTAGGCAAAATATTGAGTGCACGCCGTTATAGAAAACTCAACTGGGAACACTTAAAAGCCATTGGGATCTCTATGAACCGTAGCAAGTATTTCATCACGTGCAATTCAAGGGAATTTGAGACGCGCGATCTTACGGGCATACAAATAAAGAACCAAATCCTATTATCAGGCAATAGCAAGTACAGCAAGAACTTCACCAATCAATTAAGCCTATTTTCATGA
- a CDS encoding TIGR03915 family putative DNA repair protein — translation MNNVLTYDGSFNGFLTTVFTIYAHKIKSPIIQPESQVQNQLFGEAHTVITEHDKAERVLKKLQELTSKNDFYDLYRAFLSEIIGIENTLFEYCRTTFENNKAPFGDYGNSTVLKISQAAKMVGREKHRMEAFIRFHLIDGDVYYANCEPDFNVLPLISSHFKNRYADQKWIIYDLKRDFGISYDLEKVEEITIKFDDPIAKRGVTNKLAGQESRFRESENNYRDLWNQYFKSVNIESRKNMKLHLQHVPKRYWKYLSEKID, via the coding sequence ATGAACAATGTCTTGACTTATGATGGTTCTTTCAATGGTTTTTTGACCACGGTTTTTACCATTTATGCCCACAAGATAAAAAGCCCCATCATCCAGCCAGAATCGCAGGTGCAGAACCAGCTGTTTGGTGAGGCACATACCGTAATTACAGAACACGACAAGGCAGAACGTGTTTTAAAAAAACTGCAGGAACTCACCAGCAAAAACGATTTTTACGATCTCTATCGCGCCTTTTTAAGTGAAATTATAGGAATCGAGAATACGCTTTTTGAGTATTGCAGGACCACCTTTGAGAATAACAAAGCACCGTTTGGAGATTACGGGAACTCGACCGTTTTGAAAATTTCGCAAGCTGCCAAAATGGTAGGCCGCGAGAAGCACCGCATGGAGGCCTTCATACGCTTTCACCTCATAGACGGCGACGTGTATTATGCTAATTGCGAGCCAGATTTTAATGTGTTGCCACTCATAAGCAGCCATTTTAAAAATAGATATGCAGATCAAAAATGGATCATTTACGATTTGAAGAGAGATTTTGGGATCTCCTATGACTTGGAAAAAGTAGAAGAGATCACCATAAAATTTGATGATCCTATAGCAAAAAGAGGCGTGACTAATAAGTTAGCTGGTCAGGAATCTCGCTTTCGCGAAAGCGAAAACAACTACCGTGATCTATGGAATCAATATTTCAAGAGCGTCAACATAGAATCGCGCAAAAACATGAAGCTGCACCTGCAACACGTCCCAAAACGATACTGGAAATACTTGAGTGAGAAAATAGACTAA